Proteins encoded by one window of Halobaculum halobium:
- a CDS encoding Hsp20/alpha crystallin family protein has protein sequence MRDDRDDPFGDIFDEIERMMSEMTGAAGEPGVGDAGFGDETHVAVYEEGETLRLVADLPGVDKGAIDLQCDGSTLTIAAETAGRRFDERVRLPVRVDEHSASASFNNGVLEVTFDALEPSADIDVE, from the coding sequence ATGCGCGACGACCGCGACGATCCGTTCGGCGACATCTTCGATGAGATCGAGCGGATGATGAGCGAGATGACCGGCGCGGCCGGCGAGCCCGGCGTCGGCGACGCCGGCTTCGGCGACGAGACCCACGTGGCGGTGTACGAGGAGGGCGAGACGCTCCGCCTCGTGGCCGACCTCCCCGGCGTCGACAAGGGGGCGATCGACCTCCAGTGCGACGGCAGCACGCTCACGATCGCTGCCGAGACCGCCGGGCGCCGCTTCGACGAGCGCGTCCGACTCCCCGTTCGCGTCGACGAGCACTCCGCGTCGGCGTCGTTCAATAACGGCGTGCTCGAAGTCACCTTCGACGCGCTGGAGCCGTCTGCCGACATCGACGTGGAGTAG
- the gap gene encoding type I glyceraldehyde-3-phosphate dehydrogenase, whose translation MSKSYLAAGDDVDEPVRVGLNGFGRIGRNVFRAVLEDPRIELAGINDVMDGEEMRYLAAYDTVMGRLDGVSYDADARELQIGDTAVPILDEQDPADLPWDEFDVDVALECTGVFRTKSDAEKHVEAGADVAVISAPPKGEEPVKQLVYGVNHEAEYEGEVVVSNASCTTNSVTPVAMVLDEEFGIESGTLTTVHAYTGSQNLVDGPKAKTRRGRAAAENIVPTSTGAAQAATDILPQLKGKLDGMAMRVPVPNGSLTELVVDLDSSPSPEEINEAFRDAADSGPLAGVLGYTDDEVVSRDILGLPFSSYVDLRSTNVVGEHDEGIAKILTWYDNEYGFSNRMLDVAAYVDAY comes from the coding sequence ATGAGTAAATCGTATCTAGCCGCGGGCGACGACGTCGACGAGCCGGTCCGCGTCGGACTGAACGGATTCGGTCGGATCGGCCGCAACGTCTTCCGCGCGGTGCTCGAGGACCCGCGGATCGAACTCGCTGGCATCAACGACGTGATGGACGGCGAGGAGATGCGGTACCTCGCCGCCTACGACACGGTGATGGGCCGCCTCGACGGCGTCAGCTACGACGCCGACGCGCGCGAGCTGCAAATCGGCGACACCGCGGTGCCGATCCTCGACGAACAGGACCCCGCGGATCTCCCGTGGGACGAGTTCGACGTGGACGTCGCCCTGGAATGTACCGGCGTGTTCCGCACGAAGAGCGACGCCGAAAAGCACGTCGAGGCGGGCGCAGACGTGGCGGTGATCTCCGCGCCGCCGAAGGGCGAGGAACCGGTTAAGCAGCTCGTGTACGGCGTCAACCACGAGGCAGAGTACGAGGGCGAGGTGGTCGTCTCGAACGCCTCCTGTACGACCAACTCAGTGACGCCGGTCGCGATGGTGCTCGACGAGGAGTTCGGCATCGAGTCGGGAACGCTGACGACCGTCCACGCGTACACCGGGAGCCAGAACCTCGTCGACGGTCCGAAAGCGAAGACTCGTCGCGGCCGTGCGGCCGCCGAGAACATCGTGCCCACGTCCACGGGCGCCGCCCAGGCGGCCACCGACATCCTCCCGCAGCTGAAGGGCAAGCTCGACGGCATGGCGATGCGTGTCCCCGTCCCGAACGGGTCGCTCACGGAGCTCGTGGTCGACCTCGACTCGTCGCCCTCCCCGGAGGAGATCAACGAGGCGTTCCGCGACGCCGCCGACTCGGGCCCGCTCGCTGGCGTGCTCGGTTACACCGACGACGAGGTCGTCAGCCGCGACATCCTGGGGCTGCCGTTCTCCTCGTACGTCGACCTCCGCTCGACGAACGTCGTCGGCGAGCACGACGAGGGGATCGCGAAGATCCTGACGTGGTACGACAACGAGTACGGCTTCTCGAACCGCATGCTCGACGTGGCAGCCTACGTCGACGCGTACTGA
- a CDS encoding sensor histidine kinase, with protein MLGTATSGLFYYVLAYVVAVVGCGLALRRAVAIDDDETRRGLIGLLFSSGGWAAAQLAYLLAPPAYQYALYLTGLIIGLTTVGAWLYFASAYTGRAFHRNTTYRRAAVGTYVAIVAVKVTNPLHGYYFTSEWVSTPFAHLAIQQGVVHWVVTGLSYSLVAIGFFMLFDQFLEADFDTRPLAALVGATALPVAFDVAEIVSESLLDLSLEPVGVAVFAVGTLYVFEDRFLSVQLSDGVDDGLVYLDGDDRVRDVNEHAIEAFPTLRGADGARLDQVFPALAAELDADEGLLEQRDDSGGTYYLVTTTEFVRARGKIGRLVMLSDVTEAERRRQELARQNEQLESIAAAMRHELFNTLQIVAGRVDIAGSELERGDVQSARDSLRTASRTAERMRQLVEDFADLARKGKTIEATEDIDFAAAADEAWRSLDPDGVEFNRENGGSIRGDPDRLRSLLVSAFRFAVHNEASRVHVRLVEGGLWVADDGHEHADLDPEAFFEYGGAVPDAEAGIALPNVRTLARVHGWTAAVDGDYDGGVKIGVRGACTEPDQSSGATGPGADSETVASQSR; from the coding sequence ATGCTTGGGACAGCGACGTCTGGACTGTTCTACTACGTCCTCGCGTACGTCGTCGCGGTCGTCGGCTGTGGGCTCGCGCTCCGGCGGGCGGTCGCTATCGACGACGACGAGACCCGACGCGGACTTATCGGGCTGCTGTTCTCCAGCGGCGGGTGGGCGGCCGCACAGCTCGCGTACCTCCTTGCGCCGCCCGCGTATCAGTACGCGTTGTATCTCACAGGGCTGATCATCGGCCTGACCACCGTCGGTGCGTGGCTCTACTTCGCCTCGGCGTACACCGGACGGGCGTTTCACCGGAACACGACGTATCGACGCGCGGCGGTCGGCACCTACGTCGCCATCGTCGCGGTCAAGGTGACCAACCCACTTCACGGCTACTACTTCACATCCGAGTGGGTCTCGACGCCGTTCGCGCACCTCGCGATCCAGCAGGGCGTCGTTCACTGGGTCGTCACCGGGCTGTCGTACTCACTGGTCGCGATCGGGTTTTTCATGTTGTTCGACCAGTTCCTCGAGGCCGACTTCGACACGCGACCGCTCGCCGCGCTCGTCGGGGCGACGGCGCTGCCGGTCGCGTTCGACGTCGCCGAAATCGTGAGCGAATCGCTGTTGGATCTCAGCCTCGAGCCGGTCGGCGTCGCGGTGTTCGCGGTCGGCACGCTGTACGTCTTCGAGGACCGATTCCTCTCAGTGCAGCTATCCGACGGGGTCGACGACGGGCTGGTCTACCTCGACGGGGACGACCGGGTCCGAGACGTGAACGAACACGCCATCGAGGCGTTCCCGACGCTCCGCGGCGCCGACGGGGCCCGCCTCGACCAAGTGTTTCCGGCCCTCGCCGCCGAGTTGGACGCCGACGAGGGACTGCTCGAGCAGCGCGACGATTCCGGCGGCACCTACTACCTCGTCACTACGACCGAGTTCGTCCGGGCCCGAGGGAAGATCGGTCGGTTGGTGATGCTGAGCGACGTGACCGAGGCAGAGCGACGGCGACAGGAGCTGGCCAGACAGAACGAACAGCTCGAGTCCATCGCCGCCGCGATGCGCCACGAGCTGTTCAACACGCTCCAGATCGTCGCCGGCCGCGTCGACATCGCCGGCTCGGAGCTGGAACGCGGCGACGTGCAGTCCGCCCGTGACTCCCTCAGGACCGCCTCACGAACGGCCGAGCGGATGCGACAGCTCGTCGAAGACTTCGCCGATCTCGCGCGCAAGGGCAAGACGATCGAGGCGACCGAGGACATCGACTTCGCCGCCGCCGCCGACGAGGCGTGGCGCTCGCTCGACCCCGACGGGGTCGAGTTCAACCGCGAGAACGGCGGCTCGATCCGTGGCGACCCCGACCGGCTTCGGTCGCTGCTCGTGAGCGCGTTCCGGTTCGCCGTCCACAACGAGGCCAGCCGGGTCCACGTGCGACTCGTCGAAGGTGGGCTGTGGGTGGCCGACGACGGACACGAGCACGCCGACTTGGACCCGGAGGCGTTCTTCGAGTACGGCGGCGCCGTCCCCGACGCGGAGGCGGGGATCGCACTGCCGAACGTGCGAACGCTCGCCCGTGTTCACGGGTGGACGGCCGCCGTCGATGGCGACTACGACGGCGGCGTCAAAATCGGGGTCCGGGGGGCGTGTACCGAACCAGATCAGAGCTCCGGCGCGACAGGACCCGGAGCGGATTCCGAGACGGTCGCCTCGCAGTCCCGGTGA
- the gcvT gene encoding glycine cleavage system aminomethyltransferase GcvT: MTLRNPPLREAHAERDAKFTEFGGWDMPVEFDSIRAEHAAVREAAGVFDVSHMGEIEVAGPDATALLNRLTTNDVTTLDPGDAQYAAITREDGVMLDDTVVYRLPDEERPSDGANGGAVDAGGDDAGEREGPEAVPAYLFIPNAGHDAEMHERWVDHRDEWGLDCEVRNVTEDWAMFAVQGPDAPDLVASAVDDGGPDVRDLSRFSATFAPFGGAECWVARTGYTGEDGFEVLCPWSAAEAVWALFADEATPCGLGARDTLRIEQGFLLSGQDFNPEDEPRTPYEADIGFAVDLDTEFVGRDALAAQAEAGVEETFVGIELLDRGVPRHGYDVTNEDGHVVGAVTSGTMSPSLDKPIALGYLPVDLTDPGTEVSVVVRGREKRAKVVSVPFE; this comes from the coding sequence ATGACGCTCCGGAACCCGCCGTTGCGCGAGGCCCACGCCGAGCGCGACGCGAAGTTCACCGAGTTCGGCGGGTGGGATATGCCCGTGGAGTTCGATTCGATCCGCGCCGAGCACGCGGCGGTGCGCGAAGCCGCCGGCGTCTTCGACGTCTCGCACATGGGCGAGATCGAGGTCGCCGGCCCCGACGCGACGGCCCTCCTGAACCGGCTCACGACCAACGACGTGACCACGCTCGACCCCGGCGACGCTCAGTACGCCGCGATCACCCGGGAGGACGGCGTAATGCTGGATGACACTGTCGTCTATCGGCTTCCCGACGAGGAGCGACCGAGCGACGGCGCGAACGGCGGCGCCGTCGACGCGGGCGGGGACGACGCCGGCGAGCGCGAGGGCCCCGAGGCGGTCCCCGCGTACCTGTTCATCCCGAACGCGGGCCACGACGCCGAGATGCACGAGCGGTGGGTCGACCATCGCGACGAGTGGGGCCTCGACTGCGAGGTCCGCAACGTCACGGAGGACTGGGCGATGTTCGCGGTCCAGGGCCCCGACGCGCCCGACCTCGTCGCGAGCGCGGTCGACGACGGCGGTCCCGACGTGCGCGACCTCTCGCGGTTTTCGGCGACGTTCGCCCCCTTCGGCGGTGCCGAGTGTTGGGTCGCCCGCACGGGATACACCGGCGAGGACGGGTTCGAGGTGCTGTGCCCGTGGAGCGCCGCCGAGGCGGTGTGGGCGCTGTTCGCCGACGAGGCGACGCCGTGCGGCCTCGGCGCGCGCGACACGCTCCGGATCGAGCAGGGGTTCCTCCTCTCGGGACAGGACTTCAACCCCGAGGACGAGCCGCGGACGCCCTACGAGGCCGACATCGGCTTCGCGGTCGATCTGGACACCGAGTTCGTCGGACGCGACGCGCTCGCCGCGCAGGCGGAGGCGGGCGTCGAGGAGACGTTCGTCGGGATCGAACTGCTCGACCGCGGCGTCCCGCGCCACGGCTACGACGTGACCAACGAGGACGGCCACGTCGTCGGGGCGGTCACCTCGGGGACGATGAGCCCGAGCCTCGACAAGCCGATCGCGCTCGGCTACCTCCCGGTCGACCTCACCGACCCCGGAACCGAGGTCAGCGTGGTCGTCCGCGGGCGCGAGAAGCGCGCGAAGGTCGTCTCGGTCCCGTTCGAGTAG
- the gcvH gene encoding glycine cleavage system protein GcvH, whose product MSFDVPDDLRYRESHEWIDPETGRVGISEFAQDELGDVVFVELPGEGDAVDAGGEFGVVESIKAVSDLYAPVSGEVVGVNEALFDAPELVNDDPFGDGWMLELEFDEGDLDDLLSADEYADQIA is encoded by the coding sequence ATGAGCTTCGACGTTCCCGACGACCTGCGCTACCGCGAGTCACACGAGTGGATCGACCCGGAGACCGGCCGCGTCGGCATCTCCGAGTTCGCACAGGACGAACTGGGCGACGTGGTGTTCGTCGAGCTCCCGGGGGAGGGCGACGCCGTCGACGCCGGCGGCGAGTTCGGCGTCGTCGAGTCGATCAAGGCGGTTTCGGACCTCTACGCGCCCGTCTCGGGCGAGGTCGTCGGCGTCAACGAGGCGCTGTTCGACGCGCCCGAACTCGTCAACGACGACCCGTTCGGCGACGGCTGGATGCTCGAACTGGAGTTCGACGAGGGCGATCTCGACGACCTCCTCTCGGCCGACGAGTACGCCGATCAGATCGCGTAG
- the gcvPA gene encoding aminomethyl-transferring glycine dehydrogenase subunit GcvPA — protein sequence MSGRSAGTGGSPFAPHTADETAAMLDALGVDDEADLFDIPEAVAFDGEFGIPQRGERAVVGDLRETFARNDDLTEFLGRGHYSHYVPAVVDDLSSRSEFLTSYTQYQPEITQGFLQALFEYQSILVELTGLPIANCSMYDAAAALAEAALLSDRVRSTTGSTVLVPADLRDGKRGTLDNYVDGSDLTVETYPYADNTADLDALADAVDGDTAFVYAESPTVTGAIEPELAAIGDLADEHDALFCVGSDPVALSLLEEPASVGADVVVGEAGALGLPASYGMGLGLFACKEEFLRQVPGRLVGKSEDAEDRRAFTLTLQTREQHIRKERATSNICTNQAWVALRAAMHAAYLGPEGLVGLAEDCVRDAASVAASLDALDGVTAPLDDRHHFREFSVGVEDAPGVAAGLEDRGFAVHVLDDETLQVCVTDLNVDAADDLVAAFAEVTA from the coding sequence ATGAGCGGACGCAGCGCGGGAACGGGCGGCTCGCCGTTCGCCCCCCACACCGCCGACGAGACGGCGGCGATGCTCGACGCGCTCGGCGTCGACGACGAGGCCGACCTGTTCGACATCCCCGAGGCGGTCGCCTTCGACGGCGAGTTCGGCATCCCACAACGCGGCGAGCGGGCGGTCGTCGGCGACCTCCGGGAGACGTTCGCGCGCAACGACGACCTCACCGAGTTCCTCGGACGGGGGCACTACTCGCATTACGTGCCCGCAGTCGTCGACGACCTCTCCTCGCGCTCGGAGTTCCTCACGAGCTACACGCAGTACCAACCGGAGATCACCCAAGGGTTCCTCCAGGCGCTGTTCGAGTACCAGTCGATCCTCGTCGAGTTGACGGGGCTCCCGATCGCCAACTGCTCGATGTACGACGCGGCGGCGGCGCTCGCGGAGGCGGCGCTGCTCTCGGACCGCGTCCGCTCGACCACCGGGTCGACCGTGCTCGTCCCCGCGGACCTGCGCGACGGCAAGCGGGGAACGCTCGACAACTACGTCGACGGCTCGGATCTGACCGTCGAGACGTACCCCTACGCCGACAACACCGCGGACCTCGACGCGCTCGCGGACGCGGTCGACGGGGACACCGCGTTCGTGTACGCGGAGTCGCCGACCGTGACTGGCGCCATCGAGCCCGAACTGGCGGCGATCGGCGACCTCGCGGACGAGCACGACGCGCTGTTTTGCGTCGGGTCTGACCCGGTCGCGCTGTCGCTGCTGGAGGAGCCGGCGTCGGTCGGCGCCGACGTGGTCGTCGGCGAGGCCGGGGCGCTCGGCCTGCCCGCGAGCTACGGGATGGGCCTCGGGCTGTTCGCCTGCAAGGAGGAGTTCCTCCGGCAGGTGCCCGGCCGCCTCGTCGGGAAAAGCGAGGACGCCGAGGACCGGCGGGCGTTCACGCTGACGCTGCAGACGCGCGAGCAGCACATCCGGAAGGAGCGCGCCACCTCGAACATCTGCACGAATCAGGCGTGGGTGGCGCTGCGGGCGGCGATGCACGCGGCGTACCTCGGCCCCGAGGGCCTCGTCGGTCTGGCCGAGGACTGTGTCCGCGACGCGGCGTCGGTTGCGGCCTCCCTCGACGCGCTCGACGGCGTGACCGCGCCGCTGGACGACCGGCACCACTTCCGCGAGTTCTCCGTCGGCGTCGAGGACGCGCCCGGCGTCGCAGCCGGCCTCGAGGACCGCGGGTTCGCCGTCCACGTCCTCGACGACGAGACGCTGCAAGTGTGCGTGACCGACCTGAACGTCGACGCGGCCGACGATCTGGTCGCCGCGTTCGCGGAGGTGACAGCATGA
- the gcvPB gene encoding aminomethyl-transferring glycine dehydrogenase subunit GcvPB, translating into MNYDQARYGDETRNEPLLSEKNATALDPGEGSALPDDLTRDSLELPGLSEPELARHYTRLSQMNWSVEAGPYPLGSCTMKYNPSFADAVAADPNAAVHPDRDPETVQGNLELLHGLQEYLATIGGMDAVTLQPPAGAAGEFTGIAVAKAYHEHHGNDRSEVIIPASAHGTNFATAAMAGYDVVELPSGEDGRVDVEALEAAVSEDTAALMLTNPNTVGLFERDIVEIADMVHDAGGLLYYDGANLNALLGRARPGDMGFDIMHYNVHKTFATPHGGGGPGAGPVGVVEELSEFLPRPRVREVPGSGGATDADTATAADGGELADHSHDRGHGHADDADGDTEYELFDPEHSIGKVHGFSGNWLVLIRAYAYIRRLGDEGLLDASAKATLNANYLASLLDMDVPYGPFHHEFAATAGERDAADVAKGMLDYGVHPPTTKWPEMVPEAMLTEPTEVENKRSLEDLAHAFNEAFADTDEELDAAPTKTASRRVDQTSAARNPRLSWHALEGDE; encoded by the coding sequence ATGAATTATGATCAGGCCCGCTACGGCGACGAGACGCGAAACGAGCCGCTGCTGTCGGAGAAGAACGCCACGGCACTCGACCCCGGCGAGGGCTCCGCGCTCCCGGACGATCTGACGCGCGATTCGCTGGAGCTGCCCGGGCTGTCGGAGCCGGAGCTGGCGCGACACTACACCCGGCTGTCGCAGATGAACTGGAGCGTCGAGGCGGGACCGTACCCGCTGGGGTCGTGCACGATGAAGTACAACCCCTCGTTCGCGGACGCCGTCGCCGCGGACCCGAACGCGGCTGTCCACCCCGACCGCGACCCCGAGACCGTGCAGGGGAACCTCGAACTCCTTCACGGGCTCCAGGAGTACCTCGCGACGATCGGTGGGATGGACGCCGTGACGCTCCAGCCGCCCGCGGGCGCCGCCGGCGAGTTCACCGGTATCGCCGTCGCGAAGGCGTACCACGAGCACCACGGCAACGACCGCAGCGAGGTGATCATCCCCGCGTCCGCGCACGGCACCAACTTCGCCACCGCGGCGATGGCCGGGTACGACGTGGTGGAGCTACCCTCCGGGGAGGACGGCCGCGTCGACGTGGAGGCGCTGGAGGCCGCCGTATCGGAGGACACCGCCGCGCTGATGCTCACCAACCCCAACACGGTGGGGCTGTTCGAGCGCGACATCGTCGAGATCGCCGACATGGTTCACGACGCCGGCGGCCTGCTGTACTACGACGGCGCGAACCTCAACGCCCTGCTGGGTCGGGCCCGCCCCGGCGACATGGGCTTCGACATCATGCACTACAACGTCCACAAGACGTTCGCCACGCCACACGGCGGCGGCGGCCCCGGCGCGGGGCCGGTCGGCGTCGTCGAGGAGCTGAGCGAGTTCCTCCCGCGGCCGCGGGTGCGCGAGGTGCCCGGTTCGGGCGGTGCCACTGACGCGGACACCGCCACCGCCGCGGACGGCGGCGAACTGGCGGATCACAGCCACGACCGCGGGCACGGACACGCGGACGACGCCGACGGCGACACCGAGTACGAACTGTTCGACCCCGAGCACTCGATCGGCAAGGTCCACGGCTTCTCGGGCAACTGGCTCGTGTTGATACGCGCGTACGCCTACATCCGACGCCTCGGCGACGAGGGGCTGCTCGACGCCTCCGCGAAGGCGACGCTGAACGCGAACTACCTCGCGAGCCTGCTCGACATGGACGTCCCGTACGGCCCGTTCCACCACGAGTTCGCCGCGACCGCGGGCGAGCGCGACGCCGCGGACGTGGCGAAGGGGATGCTCGACTACGGCGTCCACCCGCCGACGACGAAGTGGCCCGAGATGGTGCCCGAGGCGATGTTGACCGAGCCGACCGAGGTCGAGAACAAGCGCTCGCTGGAGGACCTGGCGCACGCGTTCAACGAGGCGTTCGCCGACACCGACGAGGAGTTGGACGCGGCGCCGACGAAGACCGCCTCGCGCCGGGTCGACCAGACCTCGGCGGCGCGCAACCCGCGGCTGTCGTGGCACGCGCTGGAAGGAGACGAGTAG
- a CDS encoding cold-shock protein, which yields MANGKVDFFNDTGGYGFISTEDEDDDVFFHMEDVGGPDLTEGEEIEFDIEQAPKGPRATNVVRN from the coding sequence ATGGCAAACGGAAAAGTTGATTTCTTCAACGACACTGGCGGCTACGGTTTCATTTCGACTGAGGACGAGGACGACGACGTGTTCTTCCACATGGAGGACGTTGGCGGTCCGGATCTGACGGAGGGTGAGGAGATTGAATTCGACATCGAACAGGCCCCCAAGGGCCCGCGCGCGACGAACGTCGTCCGCAACTAA
- a CDS encoding carotenoid oxygenase family protein yields the protein MTAHPGFHSLHEETAETLPVEGSLPDWLAGSLIRNGPGAFSFPDGSAVDHWFDGLAMLYRFTFDPGNRGGGRDAGGDAVDGDAVHYRNRFLRTDAYEAARAGEFDGGFATGETTLRSRLATFLREPYDNTNIVAERVGDDYLALTESPRRVRFDPNDLDTLGTDDAGDGDDGPVGHLACAHVKRDPATGALLAVETRFGRTSRYLVHALTPDGERRHVGSVETEQPAYLHSFALTPRYVVIAEFPLRLDPVRLFKPGRQRPFIEQFEWEPERGTRVIVVDRTTGEVVADPVTDAVFGFHHVNAFERDGGREIVFDLETVPDATTIDSLYLDELRAGSFGALGAQVDRFVVDLGSASGSGRYRVGDATVTRETLYDGGTALPTVSPARWCREHRYVYAMGTDRPVNEWARRVLKLDVETGEAVEFDDGGYFGEPIFVPNPDGEAEDDGVVLAVTLEEGVGVDGDATTGRSALVVLDGETFTERARARLPHAVPFDFHGRYFPELRARRPTTA from the coding sequence GTGACCGCCCACCCCGGCTTCCACTCGCTGCACGAGGAGACCGCCGAGACGCTCCCGGTCGAGGGGTCGCTCCCGGACTGGCTCGCGGGCAGCCTGATCCGGAACGGTCCGGGGGCGTTCTCGTTCCCCGACGGCAGCGCCGTCGACCACTGGTTCGACGGGCTGGCGATGCTGTACCGGTTCACCTTCGACCCCGGGAACCGCGGCGGCGGGCGGGACGCCGGCGGCGACGCCGTCGACGGCGACGCGGTCCACTACCGCAACCGCTTCCTCCGCACCGACGCCTACGAGGCCGCCCGCGCCGGGGAGTTCGACGGCGGCTTCGCCACCGGCGAGACCACCCTGCGCTCGCGGCTCGCCACCTTCCTCCGAGAGCCGTACGACAACACCAACATCGTCGCCGAGCGCGTCGGCGACGACTACCTCGCGCTCACGGAGTCGCCGCGGCGGGTCCGATTCGACCCGAACGACCTCGACACGCTCGGGACCGACGACGCCGGCGACGGCGACGACGGCCCCGTCGGACACCTCGCGTGCGCACACGTCAAGCGCGACCCCGCCACGGGCGCGCTCCTCGCCGTCGAGACGCGGTTCGGGCGCACGAGCAGGTATCTCGTCCACGCACTCACGCCCGACGGCGAGCGTCGACACGTCGGCAGCGTCGAGACGGAGCAGCCCGCGTACCTCCACAGTTTCGCGCTGACGCCGCGGTACGTCGTGATCGCGGAGTTCCCGCTGCGGCTCGACCCCGTCCGGCTGTTCAAGCCGGGGCGCCAGCGCCCGTTCATCGAGCAGTTCGAGTGGGAGCCCGAGCGCGGGACCCGGGTGATCGTCGTGGACCGCACGACCGGCGAGGTGGTCGCCGACCCGGTGACCGACGCCGTGTTCGGCTTCCACCACGTGAACGCCTTCGAGCGCGACGGCGGCCGGGAGATCGTCTTCGATCTGGAGACGGTGCCTGACGCGACGACCATCGACTCGCTGTACCTCGACGAGTTGCGGGCGGGGAGCTTCGGGGCGCTCGGCGCGCAGGTCGACCGCTTCGTCGTCGACCTCGGGAGCGCGAGCGGGTCGGGCCGGTACCGCGTCGGCGACGCGACCGTGACCCGAGAGACGCTGTACGACGGCGGCACCGCGCTCCCGACCGTGTCGCCGGCGCGGTGGTGTCGCGAGCACCGCTACGTCTACGCGATGGGCACCGACCGTCCGGTGAACGAGTGGGCGAGGAGGGTCCTGAAGCTGGACGTCGAGACCGGCGAGGCCGTCGAGTTCGACGACGGCGGCTACTTCGGGGAGCCGATCTTCGTGCCGAACCCCGACGGGGAGGCCGAGGACGACGGCGTCGTGCTCGCGGTGACGCTCGAGGAGGGCGTCGGCGTCGACGGCGACGCGACGACCGGCCGCTCGGCGCTCGTGGTGCTGGACGGCGAGACGTTCACGGAGCGGGCGCGGGCGCGACTACCGCACGCGGTGCCGTTCGACTTCCACGGGCGGTACTTCCCCGAGTTGCGGGCTCGACGGCCGACGACGGCATGA
- a CDS encoding universal stress protein, with protein MSRRVLVALDRSDQSTKALDHALAVHEDATLVLVNVVDPTRWVSAGDGEGMDAFYSKELEESAKEASDELLESAAERADEAGVDAETVRLVGGPAQSILDYLDDEGENVDQVVMGSHGRRGLSRVLMGSVAEKVTRRSSVPVTVVR; from the coding sequence ATGTCACGACGCGTACTTGTCGCGCTCGATCGGTCCGATCAGTCCACGAAGGCGCTCGATCACGCGCTGGCGGTCCACGAGGACGCGACGCTCGTCCTCGTCAACGTCGTCGACCCGACGCGGTGGGTGTCCGCCGGCGACGGCGAGGGCATGGACGCGTTCTACTCGAAGGAGCTCGAGGAGTCCGCGAAGGAAGCGAGCGACGAGCTGCTCGAATCGGCGGCCGAGCGCGCCGACGAGGCCGGCGTCGACGCGGAGACGGTTCGACTGGTCGGCGGGCCCGCCCAGTCCATCCTCGACTACCTCGACGACGAGGGCGAGAACGTCGATCAGGTGGTGATGGGAAGTCACGGGCGGAGGGGGCTCAGCCGCGTCCTCATGGGCAGCGTCGCCGAGAAGGTGACGCGGCGGTCGTCGGTTCCGGTGACGGTCGTTCGGTGA
- the crcB gene encoding fluoride efflux transporter CrcB, producing MTLTTAAPALASVGVLATVPDPALVAVGGAAGAVARHLIGSAVNREEFPLGTLTVNVLGSFLLGLLVFWPVGGDALLLAGTGACGAFTTFSSFSVATVRLWDRGERGRAVAFVAGNTLLAGGAVGLAAVLAGAV from the coding sequence GTGACCCTCACGACCGCCGCGCCGGCGCTCGCGTCCGTGGGGGTGCTCGCGACCGTGCCCGATCCCGCACTCGTCGCCGTCGGCGGCGCCGCCGGCGCCGTCGCGCGTCACCTGATCGGGTCGGCTGTCAACCGGGAGGAGTTCCCGCTGGGGACGCTGACGGTCAACGTCCTCGGGAGCTTCCTGCTCGGGCTGCTCGTCTTCTGGCCCGTCGGCGGCGACGCCCTCCTGCTGGCGGGGACGGGCGCCTGCGGCGCCTTCACCACGTTCTCGTCGTTCTCGGTGGCGACGGTGCGGCTGTGGGACCGCGGCGAGCGCGGACGCGCAGTCGCCTTCGTCGCCGGCAACACCCTCCTCGCCGGGGGCGCAGTCGGGCTCGCGGCCGTTCTCGCCGGCGCGGTGTGA
- a CDS encoding fluoride efflux transporter FluC, which translates to MSQRDPAWLTGSLVAAGGAVGASARHAVGGALPGLWGTLAANVSGSLLLGVLLYEALRTDRLGDRTRTLLATGVLSSYTTYSTFTVETIQAAPLVGVAYLLGSYGLGFAAALAGRDLAARVDPRPDREVRA; encoded by the coding sequence ATGTCGCAGCGGGACCCCGCCTGGCTCACTGGCTCGCTCGTTGCTGCCGGCGGCGCCGTCGGCGCGTCGGCCCGCCACGCCGTCGGCGGGGCGCTCCCGGGCTTGTGGGGGACGCTCGCGGCGAACGTCTCCGGCAGTCTGCTGCTCGGCGTTCTGCTGTACGAGGCGCTTCGCACCGACCGGCTGGGCGACCGGACGCGGACGCTGCTGGCGACGGGCGTGCTCTCGTCGTACACCACCTACAGCACGTTCACCGTCGAGACGATACAGGCGGCGCCGCTCGTCGGCGTGGCGTACCTCCTCGGCAGCTACGGGCTCGGGTTCGCGGCCGCGCTCGCCGGGCGCGACCTCGCCGCCCGCGTCGACCCGCGGCCCGACCGGGAGGTGCGCGCGTGA